TGCTTCATTACTTTTAGCAATCGCTTGGACGATGCGTTCTAGTTGCGGCACATTTTTTTTCGTAGTAATTAAAACAACTTGTGCTTCTCTTGTATATTTACTGACACGAACCATTAAAGTTTTAAACAAGCCGCGATGTGTTTTTTCATCGTAAAAAGAAGCTTCAAAGCGATTTAAAATTTGAAATACACTGTTGGCGATTTCTTGTGTTAATGGATCTTGGACACAACAGTCATCGATTGGAACGAGCGTATGAGATCCTTCTTGGAATAAGCCCATTTTTCTTTCCTTTTGATAACGCAATTGGAATTGTAATTTGTTACGATAAAAGTAAGGTTCATCCATGCCAATGGTTGGACGGATAGAAATATTTTTCGCTCCTTTAGGATAATAGCGTTCTAAAGCTTGTAAAATGACATCTGCTTTAAAAGCAAGTTGTCCCTCATAAGATAGATGCTGTAATTGACATCCACCACATTTTGCATAATGAGGACAACGAGGTTTCACTCGTTCTTTACTGATAGTTTCAAATTTTACAAGGGTAGCTTCAACGTAATTTTGCTTGACCTTTGTCACACGAGCAAGTACCGTTTCTTTTGGTAAGGCGTAAGGGATGAAGACTAAAGTTTTTTTATAATAAGCAATTCCTTCTCCGTTAATTCCTAGGCGCTTTACTTTTAAACGCAAAGTTTGGTTTAATAGAGATTGATTATTCATAGTGGATCCTTTCTACAGTTATTTGCCTTTACTATACCATGAAAGGAGAAAAGAGATGGCAGAAATCTATGAAAAAGTCCAAAAAGTGGAGAAATTAAAGAAAAATTATCGCATCTATTGGCAAAATCATGAGCCAATGATTGTTTCAGAAGATTTTTTAGTGCAATACCGCTTATTAAAAGATAAGGAATTCACGCAAGAAGACTTTATTGAAATGAAAAAAAATATGAGTTCTGACCAAGCGTATGAACAAGCCTTACGTTGGATTTCTTATCAAATGCGGACGATTCAAGAAGTCGATCAGTATTTAAAGGAAAAAAATCATAAGGAGCGTGTGCGAGCAAAAGTGATTCGTCAACTCATCGATTATGGTTGGTTAAACGATTTAGAATATGCACAATGTTATATGCGTACCAAACGAAGAGAGGGTAAAAAAGGACCACGAGCGATTGCGTATCAGTTAAAAGAAAAAGGGATTTCTGAAAATGATATTTTTTTAAGCCAAAAAGAATATCCAAGAGAAAAAGAATACGAGAATGCTAAAAA
The nucleotide sequence above comes from Catellicoccus marimammalium M35/04/3. Encoded proteins:
- a CDS encoding RecX family transcriptional regulator; translation: MAEIYEKVQKVEKLKKNYRIYWQNHEPMIVSEDFLVQYRLLKDKEFTQEDFIEMKKNMSSDQAYEQALRWISYQMRTIQEVDQYLKEKNHKERVRAKVIRQLIDYGWLNDLEYAQCYMRTKRREGKKGPRAIAYQLKEKGISENDIFLSQKEYPREKEYENAKKQAEKLQLRYQKKSIREQKEKIRQKLYQDGFQSDIIQEVCSELEFSLESELEKMRPVADRYWKKYQKYDEYTRKEKLKMMLYRKGYASDDIQQYLQEKEEEQG
- the rlmD gene encoding 23S rRNA (uracil(1939)-C(5))-methyltransferase RlmD, producing MNNQSLLNQTLRLKVKRLGINGEGIAYYKKTLVFIPYALPKETVLARVTKVKQNYVEATLVKFETISKERVKPRCPHYAKCGGCQLQHLSYEGQLAFKADVILQALERYYPKGAKNISIRPTIGMDEPYFYRNKLQFQLRYQKERKMGLFQEGSHTLVPIDDCCVQDPLTQEIANSVFQILNRFEASFYDEKTHRGLFKTLMVRVSKYTREAQVVLITTKKNVPQLERIVQAIAKSNEAIISIMQNVQPDKTSLIMGEETIHLWGKETIREYLEEQHFDLSARSFFQLNTVQTERLYEEVRKALQVQPNDTIIDAYCGVGTIGLSVAPYVKAVYGMDIIPSAIENAKKNAQQLENNNTHYEAGKAEVIIQQWVKEGLPVDGMIVDPPRTGLDDTLLDTLQAYPIPKLVYVSCNPSTLAKDLNRLSSLYEVQYIQSVDMFPQTARAEAVVSLTRKN